From Chloracidobacterium thermophilum B:
CGGATGAGGTCCCGTTCGCTGGTAATGGGTCGTCCGGCATACGCCACCACGACATCCCCACTGCGCAGCCCGGCAGCATAGGCCGCACCACCTTCTTCGACGTGCTGGATGAGCGCCCCGTGGTCATTGGGCAGGCCGTACACCCGCGCGAATTGCGGTGTGACGCGATCCACCTGCACGCCCAGCAAACTGCGTGAAACCTGTCCCCGCTCAATCAACTGGCGGACAACTTCGCGCACCGTCGCCGACGGCAGGGCAAACCCAATGCCGCTGTAGCTCCCGTCGCGTGAAGCTATCTGCGTGTTGACGCCGATGACTTCACCGGCGAGGTTGAGCAGTGGGCCGCCGGAGTTGCCAAAGTTGATGGCAGCATCGGTCTGGAGAAACTGTTGCAGCGTATTCCGCCGGTCGGTCACACGGTCTTTGGCGCTGATGACACCCGTGGTCACGGTCTGATCCAAACCAAAGGGACTGCCAATGGCCACGACCCACTCGCCGACGCGCAGAGCGTCGGAATCTCCGAAAGTCAGCGGCTGAATGTCGGCGCGTCCGATGAGCTTGAGAACGGCGATGTCCGTTTCAGCGTCGCCGGCCACCAGGCGCGCCGGGAGCTGCGTGCCGTCGGCCAGGCGTACGGTCAGGCGTGTGGCCTGCTGGACGACGTGGAGGTTTGTCACGATGTGACCTTCGCGGTCAATCACAAAGCCCGAACCGGTTGCCCCGCCCATGCCACGCGCCAGGCTGGGTCCGGCGGCACGGATGTTGACCACGGCCGTCCGCGCCTGCTGGGCAACACGGCTGAAGGCCAGACTGAGGGCATCAGCCGTCGGGTTGGGCATTGCCCGGGAAACCGGCCACCGGGCAGGAGGCCATCCCCACAGCAACCCCACGCCGGCAACGGCCAGGACAAAGCCGACGCCCATCCAACGGATGCGCTGCCACCTCGTCGCCATCCTCTTTGCCCTCCCCGGTGAGACTGGTTGTGACGGCTGTTCAGAAGTCGGCACGTTGCGTTACCGAACAGACTTGCATCATGGCAGTAAGCGCCCCATGGTGCAGCGTCGCATTCCATCCGCGCAAGTGAGAAACGCCCGCATGTCCACGGTTCACGCCCGTCACCTTCACTTCGATACGTTTGCCGGTGCCAGCGGCGACA
This genomic window contains:
- a CDS encoding trypsin-like peptidase domain-containing protein, giving the protein MATRWQRIRWMGVGFVLAVAGVGLLWGWPPARWPVSRAMPNPTADALSLAFSRVAQQARTAVVNIRAAGPSLARGMGGATGSGFVIDREGHIVTNLHVVQQATRLTVRLADGTQLPARLVAGDAETDIAVLKLIGRADIQPLTFGDSDALRVGEWVVAIGSPFGLDQTVTTGVISAKDRVTDRRNTLQQFLQTDAAINFGNSGGPLLNLAGEVIGVNTQIASRDGSYSGIGFALPSATVREVVRQLIERGQVSRSLLGVQVDRVTPQFARVYGLPNDHGALIQHVEEGGAAYAAGLRSGDVVVAYAGRPITSERDLIRELAATPGDTTVEVRYFRDGKPTSVMLRTEERVSPAVRTMRPRFERRGGPSSDALPEEPETALRRLGLSVADASPLKLMQLGVKDLYAGQAGVLITEVSPVGLAAENGLQEGMLITAVNRHTVRTVDEFLARLGTLRPGDDLVLAVSRPLGRTPQGERRAVTNFFSFTLP